The Collibacillus ludicampi region TTGAGAGCCAGAACCTCCGCAACTTTTTTGATCATCGCACTCGGATGAGACTTCCAAACGGGGTTTTTCGCACTTAGTGCTTCGTAATACTCTTTGAAATCCACCAATTCGATATGTGGTTTTCGGTTTTTCCGATAGACGATGGCGTACGCTTTCGTAATAGGTCCACTACCATCGTCTGTTTCGTGATAAATCTCACCAGTAATCGGGCTGTATTTGAATGTGTCGCCTTTCCGCACTTCCTGACTGATCAGACCCTCGAAATCTTCTTGGCGTTGTGCGTAATTGCGTAGACCATCCCGGCTGACCATGATGGTCGGTGTATTGCCGTACTTGATAAACCAGATCTCTTTAAGAAAGGGGTCCAACTGATACCGGTTGGCCAAATGCATGAGCATGACGAACTCAGCGTCGGTTGCTCCTTTCGCAACGGTGCCGCGGATAGCTTGCAGCTTTTGCTCGTTTGATACGTTTAAAGTCGGCATGGATGAACCGCCGGTAACGACTTGCAGATTGGCTTTTGCCTCCGCCATTACTCAGCCACCTCCACCGAGAATTTGATGCCACAATCCACCACCGTAATGCCCTCGATCACCTGACCATTTTCGTCAACGGCGACGCCATTTTCCGTGCTGACGATCGTTCTCTTCAATGACGACCAATCAACGCTCTCCTTCACCCTCACCGCATCCGGCCGATTTGCTTTCGTCCAGATTAAAAGCTTTTCTTCATCCCGAATGTAATCCGGCTCTTGTTTCCGGGCCTTCAATGTTCCGTATGGCAATTTAATGCTTTTGGCTCTCGGATTCTCTTCTAAGACCATGCGATGATATGCCTGGAGCAGGCTCTCAAAGTATTCAGCATCTCTTTGAAGACCACCGTTTACGTCTTCCAGCCATGCTTTGATCCGCTCGATCTCTTTTTCAGCGATGGCTTGATTTTCAGCCATCTCCTGGCGGATTTTAGCCAGTTTTCGAAGAGCCCAAACTGCTTTCTCTTTTGTATCAACCACGAAATTCTCACGAACCTCTTGGGTTTCCAGATGGTTTTCAAGTACGCTCATATTTAAAACCTCCATTGTTTGATAGATTTATCCGTGTTACAATGGGGTTACCATTATCACGCATACCCCATTGCCTGGCCCGATGTTCCCCCATCGGGCCACTATTTTTTAATCGAAATCCTCGCTTCTTCCGCGATAATCTCCTGTTTCCACCGCTCGATCGGGCACGTTATGCATTCGAAAAAGCGTTCTGCCTGTCGAAATGAACACCATTCGCATATTTGCCTCTCGTAATATCTGACCGCTTCAG contains the following coding sequences:
- the bet gene encoding phage recombination protein Bet, which codes for MAEAKANLQVVTGGSSMPTLNVSNEQKLQAIRGTVAKGATDAEFVMLMHLANRYQLDPFLKEIWFIKYGNTPTIMVSRDGLRNYAQRQEDFEGLISQEVRKGDTFKYSPITGEIYHETDDGSGPITKAYAIVYRKNRKPHIELVDFKEYYEALSAKNPVWKSHPSAMIKKVAEVLAL
- a CDS encoding host-nuclease inhibitor Gam family protein, whose protein sequence is MSVLENHLETQEVRENFVVDTKEKAVWALRKLAKIRQEMAENQAIAEKEIERIKAWLEDVNGGLQRDAEYFESLLQAYHRMVLEENPRAKSIKLPYGTLKARKQEPDYIRDEEKLLIWTKANRPDAVRVKESVDWSSLKRTIVSTENGVAVDENGQVIEGITVVDCGIKFSVEVAE